One stretch of Longimicrobiaceae bacterium DNA includes these proteins:
- a CDS encoding sodium:proton antiporter — MELLHVERIEMLLLVAAVVAMLARRLRLPYTVGLTLAGLGLAVFPSAVDLRLTKELIFTAFLPPLIFEAAFHIHWRELRRDMAVVMVLATLGVLLAAAVTAGGLYLIAGWEWPAALLLGVLISATDPVSVIATFKEAGVKGRLRLLVEAESLFNDGVVAVLFAVALAATTGGSVGAGGVAWSFVATMLGGVLCGGLMAGGLLLLAWRTTDHLVEITFTTVAAYGSFVLAEHFHLSGVLATMTAGLVIGNTGALGAISDRGREAVESFWEYVGFVANSLIFLLIGISTGVEKLSAVWQAAVIVIALVTVGRAVAVYACCALFAGSRLRVSMAHQHVLFWGGLRGALALALALGLPATVPHHDAIVSVCFAVVAFSVIAQGVTMTPLLRKLGEVPAPVPREAQQPV; from the coding sequence ATGGAACTGCTGCACGTGGAACGCATCGAGATGCTTCTGCTGGTCGCGGCGGTGGTGGCCATGCTCGCGCGCCGCCTGCGGCTGCCGTATACGGTGGGGCTCACGCTGGCGGGGCTGGGGCTGGCCGTCTTCCCGTCCGCGGTGGACCTGCGGCTGACCAAGGAGCTGATCTTCACCGCGTTCCTGCCGCCGCTCATCTTCGAGGCGGCGTTCCACATCCACTGGCGCGAGCTGCGGCGCGACATGGCCGTGGTGATGGTGCTTGCGACACTGGGCGTGCTGCTCGCCGCCGCGGTCACCGCAGGCGGGCTGTACCTGATCGCGGGCTGGGAGTGGCCTGCCGCGCTGCTGCTGGGCGTGCTCATCTCCGCGACGGACCCGGTGTCGGTGATCGCGACCTTCAAGGAAGCGGGCGTGAAGGGCCGCCTGCGCCTGCTGGTGGAGGCCGAGAGCCTGTTCAACGACGGCGTGGTGGCCGTGCTGTTCGCGGTGGCGCTGGCTGCGACCACCGGCGGGAGCGTCGGCGCAGGCGGCGTCGCGTGGAGCTTCGTGGCGACGATGCTGGGCGGCGTGCTGTGCGGCGGGCTGATGGCGGGCGGGCTGCTGCTGCTTGCGTGGCGCACCACCGACCACCTGGTGGAGATCACCTTCACGACGGTGGCGGCCTACGGCTCGTTCGTCCTCGCCGAGCACTTCCACCTCTCCGGCGTGCTGGCGACGATGACGGCGGGCCTGGTGATCGGCAACACGGGCGCGCTGGGCGCCATCAGCGACCGCGGGCGCGAGGCGGTGGAGTCGTTCTGGGAGTACGTGGGGTTCGTGGCGAACTCGCTGATCTTCCTGCTGATCGGCATAAGCACGGGCGTGGAGAAGCTGTCCGCCGTCTGGCAGGCGGCGGTGATCGTGATCGCCCTCGTGACGGTGGGCCGCGCCGTCGCGGTCTACGCGTGCTGCGCGCTGTTCGCCGGCTCGCGGCTGCGGGTGAGCATGGCGCACCAGCACGTGCTGTTCTGGGGCGGGCTGCGCGGTGCCCTGGCACTGGCGCTGGCGCTCGGTCTTCCCGCCACAGTGCCGCACCACGACGCCATCGTCTCCGTCTGCTTCGCCGTGGTCGCCTTCTCCGTCATCGCCCAGGGCGTCACGATGACCCCCCTCCTCCGCAAGCTCGGCGAAGTCCCCGCGCCGGTGCCGCGCGAAGCGCAGCAGCCGGTGTGA